From Tsuneonella aeria, one genomic window encodes:
- a CDS encoding LL-diaminopimelate aminotransferase — MNDEFYRMKRLPPYVIAEVNGMRAAARAAGQDIIDLGMGNPDLPPPPHVIEKLCEVASKAGAHGYSQSKGIPGLRRAQANYYGRRFGVELDPETEVVVTMGSKEGLASLATAITAPGDVVLAPNPSYPIHTFGFIIAGATIRSVPTTPDEEYFRSLERAMAFTVPRPSILVVNYPSNPTAETVDLAFYERLVAWARENRVWIISDLAYSELYYDGKPTVSILQVPGAKDVAVEFTSLSKTYSMAGWRIGFAVGNRDLIAAMTRVKSYLDYGAFTPIQAAACAALNGPQDIVERNRQLYHKRRDVLVEVFGRAGWDIPPPPASMFAWAPLPKALAHMGSLEFSKQMLLHAQVAVAPGVGYGEDGEGYVRIALVENEQRLRQAARNVKRWFQSMGHNSNAA; from the coding sequence GCCGAAGTAAACGGCATGCGGGCCGCCGCGCGCGCCGCGGGTCAGGACATCATCGATCTCGGCATGGGCAACCCCGACCTGCCGCCGCCGCCGCACGTCATCGAGAAACTGTGCGAAGTGGCGTCGAAGGCAGGCGCACACGGCTATTCGCAATCAAAGGGGATACCCGGCCTCCGCCGCGCGCAGGCGAACTATTACGGCCGCCGGTTCGGGGTGGAGCTCGATCCGGAGACCGAGGTCGTCGTGACGATGGGCTCGAAGGAAGGGCTCGCCAGCCTCGCCACGGCCATTACCGCGCCGGGCGACGTGGTTCTGGCGCCCAACCCCAGTTATCCGATCCACACCTTCGGCTTCATCATCGCCGGGGCCACGATCCGCAGCGTGCCGACCACGCCGGACGAGGAATATTTTCGCAGCCTGGAACGGGCGATGGCCTTCACCGTCCCGCGGCCGAGCATCCTGGTGGTAAACTACCCATCCAATCCCACTGCCGAGACGGTGGACCTCGCATTCTACGAACGGCTGGTCGCCTGGGCGCGCGAAAACCGGGTCTGGATCATTTCCGACCTCGCCTATTCGGAACTTTATTACGACGGCAAGCCAACTGTCTCGATCCTCCAGGTTCCGGGGGCGAAGGACGTGGCGGTAGAATTCACGTCGCTCAGCAAAACCTATTCGATGGCTGGCTGGCGCATCGGCTTCGCCGTCGGCAACCGCGATCTCATCGCGGCCATGACACGCGTGAAGAGCTATCTCGACTACGGCGCGTTCACCCCGATCCAGGCGGCGGCCTGCGCGGCCTTGAACGGGCCGCAAGACATCGTCGAGAGGAACCGCCAGCTTTACCACAAGCGGCGCGATGTGCTGGTGGAAGTGTTTGGCCGCGCCGGGTGGGACATTCCGCCGCCGCCCGCCAGCATGTTCGCCTGGGCCCCTCTGCCCAAGGCACTGGCGCACATGGGCAGCCTGGAATTCTCGAAGCAGATGCTCCTCCACGCCCAAGTCGCCGTGGCGCCGGGCGTCGGATATGGCGAAGACGGTGAAGGTTACGTGCGCATCGCGCTGGTCGAAAACGAACAACGTCTGCGCCAGGCGGCTCGCAACGTGAAGCGCTGGTTCCAGTCCATGGGACATAACAGCAACGCCGCCTGA
- a CDS encoding alpha-ketoglutarate-dependent dioxygenase AlkB: MADQLALFPDSPPASVPEGLVFIPDAICAATERALERRIDAAPLTPFQFGQWEAKRLTANYGSAYDYQRARPISAPTMPDWLVDLRNALAPAFGLSPEAFVQGLAIRYDPGAGIGWHRDRPQYGQVIGLSLSTPATIRFRRRRADGAFDRRPVLLPPRSAYLLDGPARTDWQHSIAPMTATRRSVTFRTLRNGAPF, encoded by the coding sequence GTGGCAGACCAGCTCGCCCTTTTTCCCGACAGCCCGCCGGCCAGCGTGCCGGAAGGGCTCGTCTTCATTCCCGACGCGATCTGCGCCGCGACGGAACGCGCGCTGGAAAGGCGGATCGACGCGGCACCGCTCACGCCCTTCCAGTTCGGCCAGTGGGAAGCCAAGCGTCTCACCGCAAATTACGGTTCGGCATACGATTACCAGCGGGCGCGGCCGATCTCCGCGCCGACCATGCCGGATTGGTTGGTCGATCTGCGCAACGCACTGGCCCCGGCTTTCGGCCTTTCGCCGGAAGCGTTCGTGCAGGGTCTCGCGATCCGGTACGATCCGGGTGCGGGTATCGGCTGGCACCGCGACCGGCCGCAGTACGGACAGGTCATCGGGCTGTCGCTATCGACCCCCGCGACCATCCGGTTCCGCCGGAGGCGCGCGGACGGCGCTTTCGACCGGCGTCCGGTGCTCCTTCCGCCACGCTCCGCCTATCTGCTTGACGGGCCCGCAAGGACGGATTGGCAGCACTCGATCGCCCCGATGACGGCGACCCGGCGCAGCGTCACCTTCCGCACGCTGCGGAACGGCGCGCCGTTCTAG